Proteins encoded together in one Vitis vinifera cultivar Pinot Noir 40024 chromosome 4, ASM3070453v1 window:
- the LOC100853924 gene encoding WAT1-related protein At1g68170, translating into MASGKFWNVMTGLKPVLAMVVVQVSLGGINIMYKLGKSDGMSMKVLIAYRYIFAAAFTVPLALIFDRKSRQKMTWMIFLQGSLCGLFGGSLGQNLYAESLTLTSATFAAAMTNIIPAMAFVLAIVLRMERLAIGTVAGKSKVLGTLLSISGALVLTFYKGVELNLWSTNINLLHHGAATSQQSSNDQVLGSILAVVACMCFAVWLIIQAKISMVYPSYSGTALTCVCAAIQSVVYAMCAEKEWSAWKLGWNIRLLTVVYTGVWATGLMVAIMSWAARLRGPLFVSSFYPLMLVTVAILGSLLLDEQLYLGSIIAVVLIVVGLYGVLWGKGKEMKQTDQIDGAKSSTEPELRGIVIETSSSTKGKPTATSTICPIQAAD; encoded by the exons ATGGCTAGTGGGAAGTTTTGGAATGTCATGACAGGGCTGAAGCCAGTCCTGGCAATGGTGGTGGTTCAAGTGTCACTGGGAGGAATTAATATTATGTACAAGTTGGGTAAGAGTGACGGCATGAGCATGAAGGTTTTAATCGCCTACAGATATATATTCGCTGCAGCTTTTACGGTTCCACTTGCTTTGATATTTGATCG GAAGAGTAGGCAAAAAATGACATGGATGATCTTCTTGCAAGGTTCCTTATGTGGTTTATTTGG GGGGTCATTAGGTCAAAACTTATATGCTGAGAGCTTGACTCTAACGTCCGCAACTTTTGCAGCAGCAATGACTAACATTATTCCAGCCATGGCATTTGTCCTGGCAATTGTCTTGAG GATGGAAAGATTAGCAATTGGCACGGTTGCTGGAAAGTCTAAGGTGTTGGGCACTCTATTAAGCATAAGTGGTGCACTGGTTCTCACATTTTACAAAGGAGTAGAGCTCAATTTGTGGTCAACTAACATCAACTTGCTGCATCATGGTGCAGCAACCTCACAGCAATCATCTAATGATCAAGTCTTGGGCTCAATCTTAGCTGTTGTTGCTTGTATGTGCTTTGCAGTTTGGTTGATAATCCAG GCCAAGATTAGTATGGTGTATCCAAGCTACTCTGGAACTGCTCTTACTTGTGTCTGTGCAGCGATTCAGTCAGTTGTATATGCCATGTGTGCTGAGAAGGAATGGTCAGCATGGAAACTTGGTTGGAACATAAGACTTCTCACTGTTGTTTACACG GGAGTGTGGGCCACTGGATTGATGGTTGCAATAATGAGCTGGGCTGCAAGGCTGAGGGGGCCATTGTTTGTATCTTCTTTCTATCCCTTAATGCTTGTAACTGTTGCAATACTGGGGTCTCTCTTACTCGACGAGCAACTATACTTGGGAAG CATAATAGCAGTAGTGTTGATCGTAGTGGGCTTGTATGGTGTTTTGTGGGGAAAAGGCAAGGAGATGAAGCAGACCGACCAAATAGATGGAGCAAAAAGCTCTACGGAGCCAGAATTGAGAGGCATTGTCATAGAAACCTCATCTAGTACTAAGGGTAAACCGACCGCAACAAGTACTATTTGTCCCATCCAAGCTGCTGACTAG
- the LOC100264216 gene encoding WAT1-related protein At1g68170: MATGKLRNLLEGLKPAMTMVIVQIIFGGLNIMYKLARNDGMSMKILVAYRNIFATAIMVPLALIFEGKSRPKLTWMIFLQGSLCGLFGGSLGQNLYAESLSLTSATFVAAMTNLVPAMTFVMAVFLRMERLAIGTIAGKAKLMGTIMSLGGAMILTFYKGVEIKLWSTNINLLHHGAAALQESSPNQVLGSLLAVASCVCIAVWLIVQTKMSMVYPSYSGTALMCVCASIQSVVYAMCTERDWSAWKLGWDIRLLTVVYSGVLASGLMVTLMTWVSRMRGPLFVSSFFPLMLVTVAILGSLLLHEQLHIGSIIAAVLIIVGLYIVLWGKGKEMKQTAQIHAAQSFSEQDLRHIVIENSSNSECKPEASGIIGPIEPADLGSGVPSAAAVGSAYNAADLRDHSMRKISKGFDVATFDVDFGQYHKIIVGLYIVSWGKGKEMKNTAQVHGAKSFSEQELRHIVIENSFNSECKPAASGIIVPIESADLGSGVASAAAVVPE; encoded by the exons ATGGCCACTGGAAAGTTGAGGAACCTTTTGGAAGGGCTGAAGCCAGCCATGACAATGGTGATAGTTCAGATAATATTTGGAGGGCTAAATATTATGTACAAACTGGCTAGAAATGATGGCATGAGCATGAAGATTTTGGTCGCCTACCGAAATATCTTTGCAACAGCTATTATGGTTCCACTTGCTCTAATCTTTGAAGG GAAGAGTAGGCCAAAACTGACATGGATGATCTTCCTCCAGGGCTCATTATGTGGATTATTTGG AGGGTCATTAGGTCAAAATTTATATGCCGAGAGCCTAAGCTTAACGTCAGCAACATTTGTAGCGGCAATGACAAACCTGGTTCCAGCTATGACATTTGTCATGGCAGTTTTCTTaag GATGGAGAGATTAGCAATTGGAACAATTGCGGGAAAAGCTAAGTTAATGGGGACTATAATGAGCCTAGGTGGTGCAatgattctaacattttacaaaggagtagagatcaagtTATGGTCAACCAACATCAACCTACTACATCATGGTGCTGCAGCATTACAAGAGTCGTCTCCTAATCAAGTGTTGGGCTCACTATTGGCTGTGGCTAGTTGTGTCTGTATTGCAGTTTGGTTGATAGTCCAG ACTAAGATGAGCATGGTGTATCCAAGCTACTCCGGAACTGCTCTAATGTGTGTTTGTGCATCAATTCAATCGGTTGTATATGCCATGTGCACTGAGAGGGACTGGTCCGCATGGAAACTTGGTTGGGACATTAGGCTTCTCACTGTTGTTTACTCA GGAGTGTTGGCCTCTGGATTAATGGTTACACTAATGACCTGGGTTTCAAGGATGAGAGGCCCATTGTTTGTatcttctttctttcccttAATGCTTGTAACCGTTGCAATACTTGGGTCACTGTTACTCCACGAACAGCTACATATAGGAAG CATAATTGCAGCAGTGTTGATCATAGTGGGCTTGTATATTGTTTTATGGGGAAAAGGCAAGGAAATGAAGCAGACCGCCCAAATCCATGCAGCACAAAGCTTTAGCGAACAAGATCTGAGACATATTGTCATAGAAAATTCAAGTAACAGTGAGTGTAAACCAGAAGCAAGTGGTATTATTGGTCCCATTGAACCTGCTGACCTAGGATCTGGAGTGCCATCTGCAGCTGCAGTG GGAAGCGCATATAATGCGGCAGATCTTCGGGATCACAGTATGCGGAAAATATCTAAAGGTTTTGATGTGGCAACCTTTGACGTTGATTTTGGGCAATATCACAAG ATTATAGTGGGCTTGTATATCGTTTCATGGGGAAAAGGCAAGGAGATGAAAAACACCGCCCAAGTCCATGGAGCAAAAAGCTTTAGCGAACAAGAATTGAGACATATTGTCATAGAAAATTCATTTAACAGTGAGTGTAAACCAGCAGCAAGTGGTATTATTGTTCCCATTGAATCTGCTGACCTAGGATCTGGTGTGGCATCTGCAGCTGCAGTGGTGCCTGAATAA